gctAACAAAAACAAGATTCTGACTGCGTTAACCTGAAGATATTTATGCTACGCCTTGCCtcgtaacaataataataatactctttattattcacaataacattttacaaataaagaacagtgtacaaaggcatTCTTATCGATAAAAGAGCGATACGAAAATACCGTTTCTAAAACACGTGCCATCAGTAATATCTATGTAAATACAAGAGGTTGCGGGATTAGCGATATGCCCGCTTGTTGCAACTGATACAAATACaccgtttaaaattaatttattgttccttttttgaattaaatgtgaaaaattgaataaaaaatcatattattcaTTCGGAAGATTTGGCAATTAACGCATCATtgtaatatacctacttaaatgTGACTTAAATATGCCATCAAAAACAAGAGAATTATCAAATGAATAGATCATAGTCCTCGAGAACCAGTATATTCATATTTAAccagctgaccctgcaaacgttgttttgccatatatgttattaacctccttaaccccccccccctcctaaAGACCTTGGAGAGACTATGCGATAGGTACCTGAGAGATAACGTACTACCAAAAGTACCCCTACACAAGAATCAACATGCCTATAGTGCAGGTAAATCCACAGAATCAGCCTTACATGCTGTAGTGGGCAAGATCGAAGAAGCACTCATAATCAAGGAATCCTGCCTAGGCACCTTTATTGACATCGAAGGGGCCTTTGATAAAACAAATTTCAACAGCATAGTTACAGCGTTAAACCGCCATAAAACAAACCCAACTATAATTACTTGGATCAGAAACATGCTGGCAAACAGGATCGTAAGAGTAGACAATGACAACAAACAAGGCGCTATCGTTGCTAAAGGATGTCTCCAAGGAGGGATGTTATCGCCCTTGCTATGGAACCTTGTAGTAAACGATCTAATATCCTTGCTAAACGACAACAGATATTACGCAATAGGCTATGCAGACGACCTGGTTATACTCGTGACGGGCAAGTTCACAAGTACACTTTGTGAACTAACTCAGACAGCCCTGCTATTAGTAGAAAGATGGTGCGAGGAGCATAACCTATCGATAAACCCGAACAAAACAGAATTAGTGATGTTCACGAACAAACGAGACTTGGAGAATTACACTCTACCTAAACTCTTTAACTCAACCCTGAATCTAACCTCAGAGGTAAAGTATTTAGGTGTAATACTAGATAATAAACTAAGCTGGTCCAAACAcatggaaaataaattaaacaaagccAGCATCATCTTCTGGCAATGCCGCAGGATGATAGGCAAGAGCTGGGGACTTACACCAAAACTGACCCTATGGCTCTATACTGCGGTCATTAGACCCATGATCAGCTATGGAGCTGTGGTGTGGTGGCGTAGAACACTCCTCACCACAACGCAATCCAAGCTACAAAGCTGGCAGAGGTTGGTGTGCATGGCAATCACGGGCGGCATGAGAACCACACCAACAACAGCAATGGAGGCCATGCTAAATATTCTGCAAAGCTGCAACCACTGCAGTAAGACTAAAGACTCACAAACTACTGTGTTCAACAGGCACACCACACATTAAGATTCTGGAAGACATAGCCAAAGACATTCCGTTCATGGAAGCACCAAATGACGGAATAcagatcaaatatatttttgataaaaaatacaaaatacagctGGAAGAGGATTCACGTGTAGCCTCAATGGGGCGAGACCTGAGTATCTTCACGGATGGCTCAAAAACGAAAACAGGGTCAGGAAGCGGTATCTTCTCCGAAgacctaaatattaatatatcactaCCCATTGGTACCTATAGCACAGTGTTTCAAGCAGAGTGCTTGGGTATACTTGAGGCAGCCAGAACAATCGGGAGGAGGAATGTAAAGGATTCCCACATCCGTATACTATCGGACAGCATGTCAGTATTACAGGCATTGGATAGTAACTCGACCACGTCAGGTATAATCTATGAATGCCATAACACCCTGATGCAGGTAGGTGAAAATAATGACATCACACTGCAATGGATCAAAGGTCACAACAACACACGCGGTAACGACAAGGCAGATGAGCTAGCAAGAAGGGGGTCAAGTGTGACGGCTATAGGGGCCGAACCGATTATACCGTTACCTTCTTGCTGGCTCAAAGGCCAAATTCGACAACGCATGAAACACAAACATATCACACTATGGTCCGAAATTGAGGACTGTAGGCAAGCCAAGTTGGCGCTGCCAGAAATTGATGCCAAATTGGCAAGAATTCTAATAAATCTGGACAGACGCCAACTGAGACTAATAACTGCGGCACTGACTGGACACGGTCCGTATAACAAACACCTATTTAATATGGGCATTACCGACAGTCCCCTGTGCAGAGCTTGCATGGGAACAGAAGAAACGGCTACGCATGTACTTCTTTACTGTCCAGGTGTAGCGGCTTACCGGGCACAACATCTTGGCACCCTGAAGACACTTCCGGAGATCTTCAAGAAGCCCAAAAAGCTTCTGAAGTTTCTGGAGGAGCTTGGGTGGCAAGAGTGAACCGAATCACTCccacacacgcaaaataggcgcaaagtcgtcgagttgcggaaaccagcccgtgttaaccataccataccataccaacccccccccccccccctcttataatttaggggtatgaaaaacagatgttagccgattctcagacctacccgatatgcacacaaaatttcataaaaatctctccagctgtttcggaggagtatttgaactaacattgtgacacaagaattttatatacataagatTAGCAATTTTGACATAGGCACTATGCATATTTAATGTTTGCGGTTTCCTATTACTAGAAacgttttttttacgtggggaaaatcctcatagacaccttccgactcttactgaataaaaaccatccACGTGTCAGTAAACCTCCGCCTatgtggggcgagatggggtcgcgctagcatgcaccacctcgccccggcgtcCGGTCCGAATGAAAACATCCGGGCCTCGGCACCCAGAGAAGGACGGCCCCCATAAGATCACCCGTCCAATCCAGCCGAAGGTTCCCCGACCCCCCAGCCGACCACCCCACGTAAGGGACGCTCAACCGGACCAGTCTACCATCTGCAAAATGGGGACACATGCCCAGGAGCGTCCCCCCATCAAGCCAGGCTAGCCTGACCTCCAACGCGGGATCGCACCAACAACTGAGGTAacagctccagggagccagcacaatcCGGCCCTCATGCAactggtctgccggattgcaccaggaACCGAG
The nucleotide sequence above comes from Melitaea cinxia chromosome 11, ilMelCinx1.1, whole genome shotgun sequence. Encoded proteins:
- the LOC123658016 gene encoding uncharacterized protein LOC123658016; translated protein: MGRDLSIFTDGSKTKTGSGSGIFSEDLNINISLPIGTYSTVFQAECLGILEAARTIGRRNVKDSHIRILSDSMSVLQALDSNSTTSGIIYECHNTLMQVGENNDITLQWIKGHNNTRGNDKADELARRGSSVTAIGAEPIIPLPSCWLKGQIRQRMKHKHITLWSEIEDCRQAKLALPEIDAKLARILINLDRRQLRLITAALTGHGPYNKHLFNMGITDSPLCRACMGTEETATHVLLYCPGVAAYRAQHLGTLKTLPEIFKKPKKLLKFLEELGWQE